In the genome of Gemmatimonadales bacterium, the window AAAGTTACGATTGGTCACCTGAAGCGTCGTCTTAGGCGCCGTCGCGGCGTTCACAGGTTCGGCCCCGGTCGCTGGCGGAGGACCCTTGCAGGCGGCGACCGCGGTGACGGCGGCAAGTGCCATGGCAAAGCAGGCGGTGCGGGGCAGGCGAAGCATCGGGCCTCCAGGGAGACGTAGTCGAGGAATTTTATCGCCTTGGGGACGTGCGGCCAGCGAGCCAGGTCACACATCAAGCTCCGGTACGGGCGGCGCGCACCAGCTCGGCCATCGTGCGCACCGCCTCCTCCATGCCGTACAGGACGGCGCGGCTCACGATGCTGTGCCCGATGTTGAGCTCCTCGATTTCCGCGATCGCGGCCACCCGTTGCACGTTGGCGTAGGTGAGCCCATGCCCCGCGTGCACCGCGAGGCCCAGAGCGGCTGCATGGCGCGCGGCGGCGCGCAACTCGTCGAGCGCGCCGGTGCTCTCGCGCCAGGTGTGGGCGTAGCGCCCGGTGTGCAGCTCCACCGCGGCCACGCCGAGCGCGCGGGCGGTGTCGATGGCCGCGCGGTCCGGATCGATAAAGAGGCTCACCCGGATGCCCGCGCCGCTGAGTCGGGCGATGGCACTGTGGAGGCGGGGCGGCGGGTCGCCGAGATCGAGCCCGCCCTCGGTCGTGATCTCTTCGCGCCGCTCCGGCACGAGCGTCGCCTGATAGGGCCGGAGCCGGCAGGCGAGCGACACGATCTCGTCGCTCGTGGCGAGCTCGAGATTGAGCACGGTGGTCACGGCGCGGTGCAGGCGCTCGACGTCGCGATCCTGAATGTGCCGCCGATCCTCCCGCAGGTGCACGGTGATGCCGTCGGCCCCGGCGCCCTCGGCGAGCGCGGCCGCCGCCACGGGGTCGGGCTCGACCGTCTTCCGCGCCTCGCGGACGGTCGCCACATGATCGATGTTGACGTAGAGCCGGAGCGCGCGTGCCGTCATTGCTCGCGGCCCGGGCGCTCGTTATGATCCCACTCCGTCTCTCGCCGGTCGAGTCTCGCGTGTCTCATCGGTCCAAGCTCGTCGGAGCGTTGCTCGGTTCAGTCTGCGGCCTGCTCGCCTGCGGAGGCGGCGCGTCGCCTTCGACGGCGGCGCCGCCCGCCTCGTCGGCCGAGCAGGCGGTGAAGAGCTTCATGCAGGCGGCGGCTGACAGTAATCTCGCCAAGATGGCGTCGCTCTGGGGCACGCGCCAAGGGGCCGCCGCCGTGACCGGGCAGCCGCCCGACTACGAGCGGCGCGTCGCGATCATGCAGGTGTATCTGGCCGGCGCGCCTTACCACGTCCTCTCCGGCGGCCCGATGCACGTGGAGTCGGCGCCCCCCGGTGACGCCGCCGAACAGCCCGCGGATTCGGCCGAGACGCATCAGGTCGTGGTGCAGCTGGAGCGGCCCGGCTGCCCCAAGTTCGTGCCGTTCACGGTGGTCCGGACCGACGCCAACCGGTGGGTCGTGAACGACGTCGATCTCGCGGCCGCAGGAAATCCCCGCCACCCCTGCAACGAGAAGGCGCCGGCGGATTCAGCATCGTAGCTTCGCGGCCCGGAACCTTGGTGAGGGGCGCGGCGTTGCTACTCGGTGAGTTCGATCAGAATGCCGGCCGTGGCCCGGGGGTGCACGAACGCGATGCGCCGCCCCCCGGCGCCCGGCCGGGGCGTTTCATCCACCAGTTGAAACCCGTGCGCACGGCAGGCGGCGAGCGCGGCGTCGAGATCGGGCACACGGTAGCAGATGTGATGGATGCCGGGCCCGCGCCGCGCGAGAAACCGCGCGATCGGACCGCCCGGATCCCGCGGCGCGAGCAGCTCGACCTCGGCATCGCCGAAGGTGAGCGACACGATGTCGGCGCCATCGGCCGCTTCCGGCGCGTGCGGCGTGAGCCCCAGCACCTGCTGGTAGAAGGCGAGCGCCGCAGCGATGTCCGGCACCGCGATGCCGACATGAGCAATCCGGGGACGATCGGTCACACGATCTCTCCTTTCACTTGCACTGGAGCATAACACCATGAGTGGGACCAACACCGCGACCACGCAGGTCACCGATTCCACCTTCACCAGTGAGATCGAGCAGTCCCAGGGCCTCGTGCTCGTCGATTTCTGGGCGACGTGGTGCGGCCCCTGCCAGATCGTGGCGCCGATCCTCGATCAGCTTGCGGGTGAATACGCCGGCCGCGCGAAAGTCGCCAAGCTGGATGTCGATGCCAACCAGCGGACCGCCACGCGGTTCAACGTGCGCACGATCCCAAGCATTCTGTTCTTCAAGGATGGCAAGCACGTGGACACGGTCGTCGGTGCGGTGCCGCGCGCGGCGCTCGAGGGCAAGATCAAGCAGCACCTCTAAGCCCGGCCGGCCGTGGCCGCCACGCTCTACGTCGTCGCGACGCCGCTCGGCAATCTGGCCGACCTCACTCCGCGCGCCGCCGACCTGCTCCGGCAGGTCTCGGTGGTCGCGGCCGAAGACACCCGACGCACCCGCGGACTCCTCGCGCATCTCGGCGCGAGCGGGTCGCGGGTGTTGAGCTTTCATGCCCACTCGCCGGCGCGGCGCCGCGACGTGCTCCTCGAGATGTTGCGCGACGGGCGCGACGTAGCGCTCGTCACCGATGCGGGCACGCCCGCCGTGAGTGATCCCGGGGCCGAGCTCGTGGCCGCCGCGCGCCTTGCGGGATTTTCCGTCGTGCCGCTGCCCGGCGCGTCGGCGGTGACGGCGGCGCTCTCGGCCTCGGGCTTCCCCGCCGATCGGTATCTCTTCCTCGGCTTCGTGCCGCGAAAGGGCGGGGAGCGCACGCGGCTGCTGGCCCGCGCGGCGGACGAGGAGTGGAGCGTCGTGCTGTTCGAGGCGCCGGGGCGGCTCGCCGCACTGCTTGCCGATCTGGTGCCGCTCGCGGGTGCGGGGCGCCGTGCCGTGGTGGCGCGCGAGCTCACCAAGGTGCACGAAGAATTCCGCGCGGGGACGCTTGCCGAGCTGGCGGATTATTATTCGGCGGACGAACCGCGTGGCGAAATCACGGTGGTACTCGAGGGCGCCGGCGCACCCCCTGCCTCGACTTTCGATGTGGAGGAGGCGCGTGCGCGGGCCGACGCGCTCCTGGCGGAAGGACTCACGCGGCGCGAGGTCGCGCAGCGCCTGAGCGCGGCGCTCGGACTGTCGCGGAACGAGGCGTATCGAGTGGCGGCCGGGCGGCCGGAAGCGGAGCGAGACCGGCAGCCGGACGAGCGGGGCGAATCGTGAAGTTTGCGTGGCTGGCAGCAGTGCTCGGAGCGTGCGTGGTGGCCGGGACCGGATCGGCGGATGCGTCGAGCGCGCCCCGCCCGCGTTACGCGAATGCCTGCCCGCCCGATTGCGCTCCGCTCATGACCATCGGGCGCCTGCATTACGACGGCGGTGGCGACTGGTACGCCAACCCTTCAAGCCTGCCGAATCTCCTCGAGGCCATCCGCACCAGGACCGCCCTGCCGGTTGCCGCTCAGGAAAGGGTCGTGACGCTCGACGATGACGATCTCTGGAGCGTCGCCTTCATGCACATGACGGGGCACGGCAACGTGCACTGGAGCGACCGCGACCTCGTCACGCTCCGGCGCTGGCTCACCCAGGGCGGCTTTCTCGAGATCAGCGACAACTACGGGATGGACGCGTCGATTCGCCGCGAGCTCAGGCGCCTCTTTCCGGATCACGCCCTGGTGGAGGTGCCGCTGAATCACCCGATCTACCATCTCGTGTACGACTTCCCCAGGGGCCTCCCCAAGATCCACGAGCACGACGGCAAGCCGGCGCAGGGGTTCGGGATCTTTCTCGACGGGCGGCTCGCGGTCTTCTACGACTATCAGTGCGATCTGGGCGACGGCTGGGAAGATTTCGAGGTGCACCACGATCCACCGGCCAAGCACGAGGCGGCGCTGCGTATGGGTGTGAATCTCTTCGCGTACGCGGTCGGCTATGGCGGAGGTCGCGGCCAGTGACGTCGCCGTCGGCGCCGCGACCCATGACGGCGGCGCCGGCCACCGCGCGCGCGCTCGAGCAGCTGGCGCGCCCCATCCGCGCGCGGAGCCGGGCGGCGTGGCTCGCCGCCGCGCTCGGGGTCGCGGCGCTCGTGCTCGGGCTGATGGCGTGGCTCGCGCGGCTCGAGGTGCTCTCGGCCCCCTGGTGGGTCCTCGCCGCATGGGCACTCGCGCTGGCCGGGCTCGCCGGCGTCATGTTCCACGCGGTTCGTCGCGAACCCACGCTCGCGCTCAGGAGCTTTGCGCGGCAGCTGGAGCAGGCGGGCGGCTGGCGCGAGGGCGCGCTGGCGACGATGCTCGACCGCCCGGCGGCCGGCACCAGCGACGCGCTCCTCGGCCTTGCCGACCGCGCGCGGGCCGACGATCTCGCCGCCCGCGGGCGTGCCGCCGCGGCGCCGCTCGCGCGTTCCGCCGCCGAACGACTGGTCGCCGGCGGCACGTGCCTCATGCTCGGCCTCGGCACGCTGGCGGCGGCCGGGCCGCTCGGCGGCGGCGCGGCCGCGCTCTGGCACCCCGCGCGGGCGTGGCGCGCGACGATGGCGCCCGTCCGGCTCGCCTCCGATGCACGCGTCGTCGACCGGGGCGGCCGGGTGGCGCTCCACGTCGAGGCGGTCGGTCGCCACGAGGCCACGCTCTGGCTCCGCGCGCCCGGCGAGGAGTGGCGCCCGACGCCGCTCGCGCTCGACTCGCTGGGCCGCGCGCGATTCGTCGCCGGCCCGCTCCGCGGCGATCTTTTCGCCCGTGCGACAAGCGGGCACCGCGCGTCGGATACGATAACCGTGCGCGTCCGGCCGCCCGTTTTTCTCGGCGCGCTCACGGTGACCGCCCATTATCCCCGCTACCTCAACCTGGACGACGAGCCGATCGCCACCTCGGGCGATACGGTCCTGCTTCCGGCCGGCACCCGGATCGAAACGCACGGCGAGGCAAGCGCGCCGCTGGCGAGCGCGGTGTGGACCGGCGGCGCGCGCGCCGAGTCACTCGGCGTCGCCGCGACGCGCTTTCGCGGCAGCTTCGTTCCGCACGCGTCGGGCGGCTATGCCCTCGCGCTGGCCGCCGAGTCGGGCACGCCGCTCGCGGGCGACACCGCGCGCTTCGCCGTTCGCCTCGTCGAAGACAGCGTGCCGGTGGTCGACGTCCCCT includes:
- a CDS encoding pyridoxine 5'-phosphate synthase; the protein is MTARALRLYVNIDHVATVREARKTVEPDPVAAAALAEGAGADGITVHLREDRRHIQDRDVERLHRAVTTVLNLELATSDEIVSLACRLRPYQATLVPERREEITTEGGLDLGDPPPRLHSAIARLSGAGIRVSLFIDPDRAAIDTARALGVAAVELHTGRYAHTWRESTGALDELRAAARHAAALGLAVHAGHGLTYANVQRVAAIAEIEELNIGHSIVSRAVLYGMEEAVRTMAELVRAARTGA
- the mce gene encoding methylmalonyl-CoA epimerase, encoding MTDRPRIAHVGIAVPDIAAALAFYQQVLGLTPHAPEAADGADIVSLTFGDAEVELLAPRDPGGPIARFLARRGPGIHHICYRVPDLDAALAACRAHGFQLVDETPRPGAGGRRIAFVHPRATAGILIELTE
- the trxA gene encoding thioredoxin, which gives rise to MSGTNTATTQVTDSTFTSEIEQSQGLVLVDFWATWCGPCQIVAPILDQLAGEYAGRAKVAKLDVDANQRTATRFNVRTIPSILFFKDGKHVDTVVGAVPRAALEGKIKQHL
- the rsmI gene encoding 16S rRNA (cytidine(1402)-2'-O)-methyltransferase — its product is MAATLYVVATPLGNLADLTPRAADLLRQVSVVAAEDTRRTRGLLAHLGASGSRVLSFHAHSPARRRDVLLEMLRDGRDVALVTDAGTPAVSDPGAELVAAARLAGFSVVPLPGASAVTAALSASGFPADRYLFLGFVPRKGGERTRLLARAADEEWSVVLFEAPGRLAALLADLVPLAGAGRRAVVARELTKVHEEFRAGTLAELADYYSADEPRGEITVVLEGAGAPPASTFDVEEARARADALLAEGLTRREVAQRLSAALGLSRNEAYRVAAGRPEAERDRQPDERGES
- a CDS encoding DUF4159 domain-containing protein, with product MTIGRLHYDGGGDWYANPSSLPNLLEAIRTRTALPVAAQERVVTLDDDDLWSVAFMHMTGHGNVHWSDRDLVTLRRWLTQGGFLEISDNYGMDASIRRELRRLFPDHALVEVPLNHPIYHLVYDFPRGLPKIHEHDGKPAQGFGIFLDGRLAVFYDYQCDLGDGWEDFEVHHDPPAKHEAALRMGVNLFAYAVGYGGGRGQ